In the genome of Xanthomonas translucens pv. cerealis, one region contains:
- a CDS encoding SDR family NAD(P)-dependent oxidoreductase: MDNTASAASPGIGNATYGSLHGRRVFITGGGSGIGAALVEAFAGQGAQVAFVDVAAEASAALAERLAAAGLARPWWRRCDVTDVAALQAALGEAAAELGDFHVLLNNVGSDDRHALDAVTPAYWERCVAINQRAAFFAIQAAVPGMKRLGGGSIVNLGSTGWQTKTGGYPVYATAKSSVNGLTRGLARELGAARIRVNVLTPGWVMTERQVTLWLDEAGERELARNQCLPDKVMPEDIARMALFLASDESRAITAQEFVVDAGWT; the protein is encoded by the coding sequence ATGGACAACACGGCAAGCGCGGCGTCTCCCGGCATCGGCAACGCAACCTACGGCAGCCTGCACGGGCGCCGCGTCTTCATCACCGGCGGCGGGTCGGGCATCGGCGCGGCCCTGGTCGAGGCCTTCGCCGGGCAGGGCGCGCAGGTCGCCTTCGTCGACGTGGCCGCCGAGGCCAGCGCGGCGTTGGCCGAGCGCCTGGCCGCGGCCGGCCTGGCCAGGCCGTGGTGGCGCCGTTGCGACGTCACCGACGTGGCCGCGCTGCAGGCGGCGCTGGGCGAGGCTGCCGCCGAGCTGGGCGATTTCCACGTGCTGCTCAACAACGTGGGCAGCGACGACCGGCACGCGCTGGACGCGGTAACCCCGGCGTACTGGGAGCGCTGCGTGGCGATCAACCAGCGCGCCGCGTTCTTCGCCATCCAGGCGGCGGTGCCGGGCATGAAGCGGCTCGGCGGCGGTTCGATCGTCAATCTCGGTTCCACCGGCTGGCAGACCAAGACCGGCGGCTATCCGGTCTACGCCACCGCCAAGTCGTCGGTGAACGGGCTGACCCGCGGCCTGGCGCGCGAGCTGGGCGCGGCGCGGATCCGGGTCAATGTGCTGACCCCGGGCTGGGTGATGACCGAACGCCAGGTCACGCTGTGGTTGGACGAGGCCGGCGAGCGCGAACTGGCGCGCAACCAGTGCCTGCCGGACAAGGTGATGCCCGAGGACATCGCGCGCATGGCGCTGTTCCTGGCCTCGGACGAGTCGCGCGCGATCACCGCGCAGGAATTCGTGGTGGATGCGGGCTGGACCTGA
- a CDS encoding helix-turn-helix transcriptional regulator, producing the protein MLDGAWPQALQYLHHRRDQEHEDGVGEASLLCAIGDGLLMMEYEEEAEESYRLAQKRMRNGGADLRLLSCRNTAWQMLQQRRLSAALNCFGQLAVDRDADQLLRTESLMGKALSHFHLGQSMQALQVVDRAQEAAAETETAKLLVPVVHAMRLDMLAQLSIRRSERLIDHVFWQAAACNERWTGTFDADEIDRCVAQVAAAMPILARRLQFVRALLRIASEDVSAFDAVYDAIPQPAAACGRNSRHGPKLELALAALAAGRVDLAERALAGVVRQVSMRWDLELEYCQAKICHASGRTEQALRLYNRYALDAVQCLRSEVQIARSLEDRPAAQLSDDISARLPAKYRRAYAYMLENVHRPDLSINEVAAQIGVTGRALQLAFKAATGMSPTQVLRRYRMQGIRDELLSESGCGGVLQAAEHWGVVSRSALVKCYRRQFDEVPAETLQR; encoded by the coding sequence ATTCTAGACGGAGCTTGGCCGCAGGCACTGCAATACCTGCATCATCGTCGCGATCAGGAGCATGAGGACGGCGTCGGCGAGGCGAGTCTGTTATGCGCCATCGGCGATGGGTTGTTGATGATGGAATACGAAGAGGAGGCTGAGGAGTCCTATCGCCTGGCGCAGAAGCGGATGCGCAACGGCGGCGCGGACCTGCGTCTGCTCTCCTGTCGCAATACCGCCTGGCAGATGCTTCAGCAGCGCAGGCTCAGCGCCGCCTTGAACTGTTTCGGCCAATTGGCGGTGGATCGCGATGCCGATCAGCTGCTGCGGACGGAAAGCCTGATGGGCAAGGCGCTGTCGCACTTCCACCTGGGCCAGAGCATGCAGGCGCTGCAGGTCGTGGATCGCGCACAGGAAGCGGCGGCGGAGACCGAGACCGCCAAGCTGCTGGTGCCGGTCGTTCATGCCATGCGCCTGGACATGCTCGCGCAGTTGAGCATCCGCCGCTCCGAGCGGCTGATCGATCATGTCTTCTGGCAGGCTGCGGCATGCAACGAGAGATGGACCGGCACCTTCGATGCCGACGAGATCGACCGTTGCGTCGCCCAGGTCGCCGCGGCGATGCCGATCCTGGCGCGGCGGCTGCAGTTCGTGCGCGCCTTGTTGCGGATCGCCAGCGAAGATGTCAGCGCTTTCGATGCGGTTTACGACGCGATTCCGCAGCCTGCTGCGGCGTGTGGCCGCAACTCGCGGCATGGCCCCAAGCTGGAGCTGGCCCTGGCGGCGCTGGCCGCCGGTCGCGTCGACCTGGCCGAGCGCGCATTGGCCGGCGTGGTCAGGCAGGTATCGATGCGCTGGGATCTGGAACTGGAGTATTGCCAGGCCAAGATCTGCCATGCGTCCGGACGTACCGAGCAAGCCCTGCGCCTGTATAACCGCTATGCGCTGGATGCGGTGCAATGCCTGCGCAGCGAAGTGCAGATTGCGCGATCGCTGGAAGACCGCCCTGCGGCGCAGCTCAGCGACGACATTTCGGCGCGCTTGCCGGCAAAGTACCGTCGTGCCTATGCTTACATGCTGGAAAACGTGCATCGTCCCGACCTGTCGATCAACGAAGTGGCAGCGCAGATCGGGGTGACTGGGCGCGCCTTGCAGTTGGCGTTCAAAGCCGCCACTGGCATGTCGCCTACCCAGGTGCTGCGCCGTTACCGCATGCAGGGCATTCGCGATGAGCTGCTGTCCGAATCCGGCTGCGGCGGAGTGCTGCAGGCGGCCGAGCATTGGGGCGTGGTCAGCCGTTCGGCGCTGGTCAAGTGCTATCGGCGGCAGTTCGACGAAGTTCCGGCCGAAACCTTGCAGCGCTAA
- a CDS encoding IlvD/Edd family dehydratase: protein MGSPTKPVRRSQAWFGREGKQGFYYRSWLKSAGHPHDMFDGRPVIGICNTWSELTPCNGHLRELAEHVKRGVYEAGGFPLEFPVMSLGETQMLPTAMLFRNLASMDVEESIRANPLDGVVLLMGCDKTTPSLLMGAASVDLPTIGLSGGPSLSGNWRGQPLGSGTGVIQMSEMVRAGTLSQDEFVEAEACMQRSKGSCMTMGTASTMASMVEALGISLPENAAIPAVDARRARLARLSGRRIVQMVEDDLRMSQVLTRSAFANAIKVNAAIGGSTNAVIHLLAIAGRLGVPLSLDDWDQLGSRLPCLVNLKPSGQYLMEDFYYAGGLPAVMRELGAELDLDALTVNGRTLGENVADAPCWNREVIHALDTPFREQAGIAVLRGNLAPDGAVIKPSAASPHLLRHRGRAVVFESIEDMKARIDDEALDIDADCIMVLKNCGPRGYPGMAEVGNMPLPPKLLRAGVTDMVRISDARMSGTAYGTVVLHASPEAATGGTLALVRDGDIIELDVPGRSLHLEVSDAELLRRRSEWTPLPTPLRGWAKLYVEHVQQAHLGADLDFLVGGSGADVARDSH, encoded by the coding sequence ATGGGCTCACCCACCAAACCGGTCCGCCGCAGCCAGGCGTGGTTCGGTCGCGAAGGCAAGCAGGGTTTCTACTACCGCAGCTGGCTCAAGAGCGCGGGCCACCCGCACGACATGTTCGACGGGCGCCCGGTGATCGGCATCTGCAACACCTGGTCCGAACTGACCCCGTGCAACGGCCACCTGCGCGAGCTGGCCGAGCACGTCAAACGCGGCGTCTACGAGGCCGGCGGCTTCCCGCTGGAATTCCCGGTGATGTCGCTGGGCGAGACGCAGATGCTGCCCACCGCGATGCTGTTCCGCAATCTGGCCAGCATGGACGTGGAGGAATCGATCCGCGCCAATCCGCTGGACGGCGTGGTGCTGCTGATGGGCTGCGACAAGACCACCCCGTCGCTGCTGATGGGCGCGGCCAGCGTGGACCTGCCGACGATCGGTTTATCCGGCGGCCCGTCGCTGTCCGGCAACTGGCGCGGGCAGCCGCTGGGCTCGGGCACCGGGGTGATCCAGATGTCGGAGATGGTTCGCGCCGGCACTCTGAGCCAGGACGAGTTCGTCGAGGCCGAGGCCTGCATGCAGCGCTCCAAGGGCAGCTGCATGACCATGGGCACCGCCTCGACGATGGCCAGCATGGTCGAAGCGCTGGGCATTTCCTTGCCGGAAAACGCGGCGATCCCTGCGGTCGATGCGCGCCGCGCGCGGCTGGCGCGGCTCAGCGGCCGGCGCATCGTGCAGATGGTGGAGGACGACCTGCGCATGTCACAGGTGCTGACCCGGTCCGCGTTCGCGAACGCGATCAAGGTCAATGCGGCGATCGGCGGCTCCACCAATGCGGTGATCCACCTGCTGGCCATCGCCGGGCGCCTGGGCGTGCCGCTGAGCCTGGACGACTGGGACCAGCTGGGCTCGCGGCTGCCGTGCCTGGTCAACCTGAAACCGTCCGGCCAGTACCTGATGGAAGATTTCTACTACGCTGGCGGATTGCCGGCAGTGATGCGCGAACTCGGCGCCGAGCTGGACCTGGACGCGCTCACCGTCAACGGCCGCACCCTGGGCGAGAACGTGGCCGACGCGCCGTGCTGGAACCGCGAGGTGATCCACGCGCTGGACACGCCGTTCCGCGAACAGGCCGGCATCGCCGTGCTGCGCGGCAACCTGGCCCCGGACGGCGCGGTGATCAAGCCTTCGGCGGCCTCGCCGCACCTGCTGCGCCACCGTGGCCGCGCGGTGGTGTTCGAGAGCATCGAGGACATGAAGGCGCGCATCGACGACGAGGCGCTGGACATCGACGCCGACTGCATCATGGTGCTGAAGAACTGCGGCCCTCGCGGCTACCCTGGGATGGCCGAGGTCGGCAACATGCCGCTGCCGCCTAAGCTGCTGCGCGCCGGCGTCACCGACATGGTGCGCATCTCCGACGCGCGCATGAGCGGCACCGCCTACGGCACTGTGGTCCTGCACGCCTCGCCCGAAGCCGCCACCGGCGGCACCCTGGCGCTGGTGCGCGACGGCGACATCATCGAACTGGACGTACCCGGGCGCTCGCTGCACCTGGAAGTCAGCGACGCGGAACTGCTGCGCCGGCGCAGCGAATGGACGCCGCTGCCGACGCCGCTGCGCGGCTGGGCCAAACTGTACGTGGAGCATGTGCAGCAGGCGCACCTGGGCGCGGACCTGGATTTCCTGGTCGGCGGCAGCGGCGCCGACGTGGCCCGCGACTCGCATTGA
- the sctC gene encoding type III secretion system outer membrane ring subunit SctC codes for MKQQRSRSSAVPRACLTVALAIAVHAAAAPATAAEVPWHRGNFQYVVENKDLKDVLRDFASSQGVMTWISPEVSGTVSGKFATPPQKFLDTLASSYGFVWYYDGTVLRVWGGNEVTSATLTLSAATTDQVKSALERMSVADRRFPIRYDDKARTLLVSGPPGYVETVSAVVRSVDHSSALHDGTEMRVFPLHYARAADRTVQMDGQSVQIPGMVTLLRGMYTHASQSSSGLPFSTNLIERALANKERLRSLEESINNGTRSDPGGGASGVGLPNNWFGLGGAQAPVRPPLPSGGPAADTTAAPAPAGADYGAGAGAGAGAGAAARSAGQGAGGSSDLPFIQADPRVNAVVIRDRPERMDGYASLIQQLDARPMLLQIDATIIEVQDGALRDLGVDWRLHNRHLDLQNGDAKGAALGYRAPGANPGLGDSADGLTPGGGMLTAVLGDAGRFLMTRVSALEQSNRAKIVSTPKVATLDNVEAIMDQRQRFFVRVAGYQSADLYGLSAGVSLRVLPTVIPDSEAKQIRLDVHIEDGQLTSKTVDQIPVISSSQINTEAFVNDGESLLIAGYESNDDENSVTGVPGLSKVPVLGRLFQHRSKQRSSVQRLFLLTPHVVSP; via the coding sequence ATGAAACAGCAACGTTCGCGATCGTCGGCAGTGCCACGCGCGTGTTTGACAGTGGCGTTGGCGATCGCGGTGCACGCCGCCGCCGCTCCGGCGACGGCGGCCGAGGTGCCCTGGCATCGCGGCAACTTCCAGTACGTGGTCGAAAACAAGGATTTGAAGGATGTCTTGCGCGACTTCGCCTCCAGCCAGGGGGTGATGACCTGGATTTCGCCTGAGGTCAGCGGCACGGTCAGCGGCAAGTTCGCTACCCCGCCGCAGAAGTTCCTGGACACGTTGGCGTCCAGCTACGGATTCGTCTGGTATTACGACGGTACGGTGTTGCGCGTGTGGGGCGGCAACGAAGTCACCAGCGCGACCTTGACCCTGTCCGCTGCCACCACCGACCAGGTGAAGTCGGCGCTGGAGCGGATGAGCGTGGCCGATCGGCGCTTTCCGATCCGCTATGACGACAAAGCGCGAACGCTGCTCGTCTCCGGCCCGCCCGGCTATGTGGAAACGGTGTCGGCGGTGGTGCGCTCGGTGGATCACAGCAGTGCGTTGCACGACGGTACGGAGATGCGCGTCTTCCCGTTGCATTATGCCCGTGCCGCCGATCGCACCGTTCAGATGGACGGGCAAAGCGTACAGATCCCCGGGATGGTCACCTTGCTGCGCGGCATGTACACACATGCCTCGCAGAGCTCCAGCGGGCTGCCGTTCTCGACCAACCTCATCGAGCGCGCGCTCGCCAACAAGGAACGCTTGCGCTCGTTGGAAGAGAGTATCAATAACGGGACGCGCAGCGATCCCGGCGGTGGAGCATCGGGCGTGGGGCTGCCAAACAACTGGTTCGGTCTGGGCGGCGCTCAGGCGCCGGTGCGGCCACCGTTGCCTAGCGGCGGGCCGGCTGCCGATACCACTGCCGCACCTGCGCCGGCTGGCGCGGACTATGGTGCCGGTGCCGGTGCCGGTGCCGGCGCTGGCGCCGCTGCGCGTAGCGCGGGGCAGGGCGCCGGGGGCAGCTCGGATCTGCCCTTCATCCAGGCCGATCCGCGCGTTAACGCCGTGGTGATCCGCGATCGCCCGGAACGCATGGACGGTTACGCATCGCTGATCCAGCAACTGGACGCGCGTCCGATGCTGCTGCAGATCGACGCGACGATCATCGAGGTACAGGACGGCGCCCTGCGCGATCTCGGCGTGGACTGGCGATTGCACAACCGCCATCTGGACCTGCAGAACGGCGACGCAAAGGGCGCTGCGCTGGGCTACCGCGCTCCCGGCGCCAACCCGGGGCTGGGCGACAGTGCCGACGGGCTGACGCCTGGCGGCGGCATGCTCACGGCCGTGCTCGGCGATGCCGGTCGTTTTCTGATGACGCGGGTGTCGGCGCTGGAGCAGAGCAATCGCGCCAAGATCGTCTCTACGCCGAAAGTGGCGACGCTGGACAACGTCGAGGCCATCATGGACCAGCGGCAACGCTTCTTCGTGCGCGTGGCAGGCTATCAGAGCGCGGATCTGTACGGGCTGTCGGCCGGCGTTTCGCTGCGGGTGTTGCCCACGGTGATACCCGATTCAGAGGCCAAGCAGATTCGCCTCGACGTGCATATCGAGGATGGGCAGTTGACATCGAAGACGGTGGACCAGATTCCGGTGATCTCTTCCAGTCAGATCAATACCGAGGCCTTCGTCAACGACGGCGAGAGCCTGCTGATCGCCGGCTACGAGAGCAACGACGACGAGAATAGCGTGACCGGCGTTCCGGGATTGTCCAAGGTGCCGGTGTTGGGCCGCCTGTTCCAGCATCGCTCCAAGCAGCGCAGCAGCGTGCAGCGTTTGTTCCTGCTGACGCCCCACGTGGTCTCGCCCTGA
- a CDS encoding type III secretory pathway component gives MSEKRAPWRLLAGLHRRRGEAVEVELRQALRELQSLEDALQAQREQRAQRQLQCEQRAQQQAQLSAAPRLCIASWLEGERHREELARQLQAAEQALQQAQDACDAQQEQIASVRTRLARHNSQAEQYQQRADRLARQCAEQRELAEDEEIAETVVARARLHPGMRAGRR, from the coding sequence ATGAGTGAGAAGCGTGCGCCGTGGCGGTTGCTGGCGGGGTTGCATCGTCGCCGTGGCGAGGCGGTGGAGGTGGAGTTGCGCCAGGCCTTGCGCGAACTGCAATCGCTCGAGGATGCGCTGCAGGCGCAACGCGAACAGCGCGCGCAGCGACAGCTGCAGTGCGAGCAGCGGGCGCAGCAACAGGCGCAGCTGAGCGCCGCGCCGCGCCTGTGCATCGCGTCGTGGCTGGAGGGCGAGCGCCATCGCGAGGAGCTTGCCCGCCAACTGCAGGCTGCCGAGCAGGCGCTGCAGCAAGCGCAGGACGCATGCGACGCGCAACAGGAGCAGATTGCGAGCGTGCGCACGCGGCTGGCGCGCCACAATTCCCAGGCAGAGCAATACCAGCAGCGCGCCGATCGCCTGGCGCGGCAATGCGCCGAACAACGCGAACTCGCCGAGGACGAGGAAATCGCCGAGACCGTGGTGGCGCGTGCGCGCCTGCACCCGGGCATGCGTGCGGGGCGCCGATGA
- a CDS encoding lytic transglycosylase domain-containing protein — translation MRRIGWLLAAWLATPLAHAGCFEQAAAYQQVNARVLKAIAWQESRARPQTVHRNANGSIDYGQMQINSIHLRRLSQYGVSVRELMDPCESTYVAAWHLRQMMNKYGNSWAAVGAYHSETPAERDRYARSVRQILESDQRFARFEQSSGPLPQGQDMRTARADVQPDRAQAQSQAQALQQAPARRQSAVGSDPVQIAEQMLRKRPPPEDDRCLFEDLAAC, via the coding sequence ATGCGACGGATAGGATGGCTGCTTGCGGCGTGGCTAGCCACGCCGCTGGCACATGCCGGTTGCTTTGAGCAGGCCGCGGCCTATCAGCAGGTCAATGCGCGCGTGCTCAAGGCCATCGCCTGGCAGGAGTCGCGCGCCCGGCCGCAGACGGTGCATCGCAACGCCAACGGCAGCATCGACTATGGGCAGATGCAGATCAATTCGATCCATCTGCGGCGCCTGTCGCAGTACGGGGTCTCGGTGCGCGAGCTGATGGATCCCTGCGAAAGTACCTATGTGGCGGCCTGGCATCTGCGGCAGATGATGAACAAGTACGGCAATAGCTGGGCGGCGGTGGGCGCCTATCACTCGGAGACGCCGGCCGAGCGCGATCGCTACGCGCGTTCGGTACGCCAGATCCTGGAATCGGACCAGCGGTTCGCGCGCTTCGAACAGTCGTCGGGGCCGCTGCCGCAAGGACAGGACATGCGCACGGCGCGTGCGGATGTCCAGCCTGATCGTGCGCAGGCGCAGTCGCAGGCGCAGGCGCTGCAGCAGGCGCCTGCGCGGCGTCAGTCGGCGGTCGGGAGCGATCCGGTGCAGATCGCCGAACAGATGCTACGCAAGCGTCCGCCTCCGGAGGACGATCGCTGCCTGTTCGAGGATCTGGCTGCGTGTTGA
- the sctT gene encoding type III secretion system export apparatus subunit SctT: MSDAGQALVWLHSQGLGLVLLLALASVRCFVLFMVLPATGEEAIPGAARNGVVYLLGGFVAYGQPPDLVARMDPLSMFALVGKEAFVGLMIGYAASTIFWVAQNVGTVIDDLAGFNNVQMSNPLRGDQSTPVSNTILQTAITLFYVLGGMSMLLGTVFESYRWWPLATLQPDTSQIATQFVLQTTDNLMTATVKLSAPVMLVLVLVDLGFGLVARSADKLEPSNLSQPVRGALALLMLALLMQVFVSQLLDELSFVHFQAKIGQFLSGSPATH; this comes from the coding sequence GTGTCCGATGCCGGCCAGGCGCTGGTCTGGCTGCACTCGCAGGGCCTCGGGCTGGTGCTCTTGCTGGCTCTGGCGAGCGTGCGTTGCTTCGTGCTGTTCATGGTGCTGCCGGCGACCGGAGAAGAGGCCATTCCGGGAGCCGCACGCAATGGCGTGGTGTACCTGCTGGGAGGCTTCGTCGCCTATGGCCAGCCGCCCGATCTGGTGGCGCGGATGGATCCGCTGAGCATGTTCGCGCTGGTCGGCAAGGAGGCCTTCGTCGGCCTGATGATCGGCTATGCCGCATCAACCATCTTCTGGGTGGCGCAGAACGTAGGCACGGTGATCGATGACCTGGCCGGTTTCAACAACGTGCAGATGAGCAATCCGCTGCGCGGAGACCAGAGCACCCCGGTGTCCAATACGATCCTGCAGACCGCCATCACGCTGTTCTATGTGCTCGGTGGAATGAGCATGCTGCTGGGCACCGTGTTCGAATCCTACCGTTGGTGGCCGCTGGCAACGCTGCAGCCGGATACGAGCCAGATTGCTACCCAGTTCGTGCTGCAGACTACCGACAACCTGATGACGGCGACGGTCAAGCTATCTGCACCGGTGATGCTGGTCCTGGTGCTTGTGGACCTGGGTTTCGGCCTGGTCGCGCGCAGTGCCGACAAGCTCGAGCCGTCCAACCTGAGCCAGCCGGTGCGCGGGGCGTTGGCGTTGCTGATGCTGGCCTTGCTGATGCAAGTATTCGTTTCGCAGTTGCTGGACGAACTGTCCTTCGTTCACTTTCAGGCCAAGATCGGCCAGTTCCTGAGCGGGTCTCCTGCTACCCACTGA